In the genome of Bradysia coprophila strain Holo2 unplaced genomic scaffold, BU_Bcop_v1 contig_232, whole genome shotgun sequence, one region contains:
- the LOC119076823 gene encoding glutamate--cysteine ligase, translated as MGLLTEGSPLSWEETKKLSKHVQQHGIEQFIHLYERLRDRQGDILKWGDEVEYILVKFDDENKTAQVSLRAEDVLAKLNEKEMADPNGVKSLWRPEYGAYMVEGTPGKPYGGLLAHFNVVEANMRYRRQEVTALLPPGETVMSITSFPRLGTIGFTHPRYLTTPDDENSSARSLYFPDEAIYPGHPRFKTLTRNIRQRRGEKVDINLKVFKDENTQLPVEGSPADKPDAVHLDAMGFGMGCCCLQLTFQACNITEARILYDQLTPLCPIMLAFSAASPIHRGYLTESDCRWSVISASVDCRTKEERGEVPLKENQFRINKSRYDSIDSYLSPDGERYNDVPLIYDESNYQRLRDGGIDHLLAQHIAHLFIRDSVSLFSEKVNQNDKEDTDHFENIQSTNWQTMRFKPPPPNSTIGWRVEFRPCEIQLTDFENAAIVCFIVLLTRVILSYKLNFLIPISKVDDNMQRAQQRDAARTQKFWFRKDITGKAPSATTNGDTNGAESTNGVDSDASAEYELMTIDQIINGKGSFPGLVPLINSYLSSMDVDADTHCTIRQYLKLIQQRASGKLLTMASWIRNEVLTHPEYKKDSIVSEIINYDLLKKAKDIQEGHIPCPELLGTCNTTRTTDSIPPAIVKHLKCT; from the exons atgGGTCTACTTACCGAAGGCAGTCCGCTAAGTTGGGAAGAAACAAAGAAACTATCCAAGCATGTTCAACAACATGGAATCGaacaattcattcatttgtatgaacGATTGCGTGACCGACAAGGCGATATCCTTAAATGGGGTGACGAG GTCGAATATATCTTGGTGAAGTTTgacgatgaaaataaaacgGCTCAGGTATCACTACGGGCTGAGGATGTTCTGGCAAAGTtgaacgaaaaagaaatggCCGATCCGAATG GCGTCAAATCGCTATGGCGTCCAGAATACGGGGCTTATATG GTGGAAGGAACACCTGGAAAGCCATACGGTGGTCTACTAGCACATTTTAACGTCGTCGAAGCGAATATGAGATACCGGCGTCAAGAAGTAACCGCACTACTGCCACCTGGCGAAACTGTTATGTCCATTACCAGTTTTCCGCGATTAGGCACAATTGGCTTTACTCATCCTCGGTACCTGACAACACCAGATGACGAAAACTCGTCGGCAAGGTCACTCTACTTTCCCGACGAAGCCATCTATCCCGGTCATCCGAGATTCAAAACACTCACACGAAACATACGACAGCGACGTGGAGAGAAGGTGGACATTAATTTGAAAGTGTTCAAAGATGAAAACACCCAACTGCCCGTTGAAGGCAGTCCTGCTGATAAACCAGATGCTGTGCATTTGGATGCTATGGGTTTCGGTATGGGCTGTTGTTGTCTACAATTAACGTTTCAG GCCTGTAACATAACCGAAGCACGTATATTGTACGATCAATTGACACCACTGTGTCCCATCATGTTGGCCTTTTCAGCTGCATCGCCAATACATCGTGGTTACTTAACTGAGTCGGATTGTCGATGGTCAGTGATCAGCGCGTCGGTAGACTGTCGCACGAAAGAAGAACGTGGCGAAGTGCCActgaaagaaaatcaattccGCATCAACAAGTCGCGTTACGATTCGATCGACTCGTATCTATCACCAGACGGCGAACGATACAACGATGTTCCATTGATATACGACGAATCGAACTATCAACGACTACGTGACGGCGGCATTGACCATTTGTTGGCCCAACACATTGCTCATTTGTTTATTCGGGATTCGGTGTCGCTGTTCAGCGAAAAAGTCAATCAAAACGACAAAGAGGACACTGACCACTTTGAGAACATCCAGAGCACAAATTGGCAAACGATGCGATTCAAACCACCGCCACCGAACTCAACGATCGGCTGGCGAGTCGAATTTCGTCCATGCGAAATACAATTAACCGATTTCGAGAATGCGGCCATCGTGTGCTTCATCGTACTGCTAACACGGGTGATACTGTCGTACAAATTGAACTTTTTGATTCCGATCAGCAAAGTGGACGACAATATGCAACGGGCACAGCAACGGGACGCGgctcgtacgcaaaagttttggTTTCGCAAGGACATAACTGGCAAAGCACCATCGGCAACAACGAATGGCGACACAAATGGCGCAGAATCGACGAATGGTGTCGATAGCGATGCATCCGCCGAGTATGAATTGATGacaatcgatcaaattatcaACGGGAAAGGATCGTTCCCCGGACTGGTTCCGTTGATAAACAGTTACTTATCGTCGATGGACGTGGATGCTGACACGCATTGTACGATCCGGCAATACTTGAAATTGATTCAACAGAGAGCGTCCGGCAAATTGCTGACCATGGCTTCGTGGATTCGAAATGAGGTGTTGACCCACCCAGAATACAA GAAAGATTCCATCGTTAGCGAAATCATCAATTATGATCTATTGAAGAAGGCCAAGGACATTCAGGAAGGTCATATTCCGTGTCCGGAATTGTTGGGAACATGTAACACAACCCGAACTACTGATAGCATTCCGCCAGCTATTGTGAAGCATTTGAAGTGCACATga